From the genome of Sporocytophaga myxococcoides DSM 11118:
TGTGTAAGGCAAATAGCTTCGGTTTCAGAAGGTATTTCAATATTCTCAGGATAGAAACCTTTTCCAAAAGCAGCTTCAGCTTTGAAAGCTTTTTTTCCAAGCTCTCCTGAGAATTCATAGAACCTTTTTGAGAAACTACCATTCACACAGTGAAAGCTTGTATGCTCAACACAGTTCTGGATAATTCTTTCCCAGATCTCAGTAGCACTGGAAAGGAAAAATATCTGATAATTGTCAGGTATGCTCAAAAGAGTTCTGAGTCCGTCTGTTGTATGTTTATACAACTCCTGGAATTGCTTGCTTCTGTGAGATATAACTCCGATTTTTTGCTCAAGCGCTGTTTGAACGTGAGCAGGTACTGTCGGGTATAGCTCAGATGGCCCTACCGTGAAAAATGTCTTTTTTACCACTGTTGTTATTAATACAAAATTCTAAACTTGATTGTGTTGTTGATAGCTTTAAGCTCCTGTATTACCTGCTTGTCGTATTCCTTGTTAATGTCTGTAATCACGTATCCGACACTCTCATTGGTTTTCAGGTATTGGCCAAGGATGTTGATATTGTGTTTTGCAAGTACATTGTTGATTTGTGCAAGGATGCCAGGAACGTTCTCATGCAGGTGAATAAGTCTGTGCGCATTGTTCAATTCAGGTAACTGAATATTCGGAAAGTTCACACTCTGGAATGTATTTCCAGTATTGATATAATCCAATATTCTGTTAGGTACAAAGCTGGCAATATTGAACTGAGCTTCTTCAGTACTTCCTCCGATGTGAGGAGTCAGGATTACATTTGGAAGACCTCTTAGTTCGTTTATAAATTCTTCGTTATTGTTTTTTGGCTCGTAAGGGAAAACGTCTGCGCTTGCACCTAAGATTTTTCCGCTCTTTAAATTCTCTGCCAGAACCGGAACATCTACTACATGGCCACGGCTTAGGTTAAGGAATATTACACCTTCTTTCATTAGGTCAAATTCCTTCTTACCGATAAGGTTTTTGTTGCTGGCTCTTCCATCAACGTGTAAAGAAATGACGTCAGCAAGGCTTAACAATTCATTCAGACTAGAGCATTTTTTAGCATTACCCAATTGAAGTTTTTCTACTATGTCATAATAGTAAACTTCCATACCCATAGATTCCGCAAGAACAGAAAGCTGAGATCCAATATTTCCGTAACCAACAATACCTAGTTTTTTACCTCTTATCTCATAGCTGTTTTTAGCAGATTTATCCCATTTACCCTGATGCATTTTATTACTCTTTTCAATGGTATTTCTGTAAAGCATGATGATTTGTCCGATAGCCAGTTCTACCACACTTCTGGTATTGCTGTACGGGGCATTGAAAGCCGCTACACCGCGTTGCAGGCAAGACTTAAGATCTATCTGGTTAGTACCAATACAAAATGCACCAACTGCGATCAGTTTATTTGCACTTTCAAGTACTTTTTTAGTTAACTGAGTTTTTGATCTGATACCAAGGATAGAGACGTTTTTGATACGTTCACAAAGCTCATCTTCATCTAACCCGCTTGAAATAACTTCAACTTTGTATCCTTCGCTTTTGAATAATCTTAAAGCCTCTGGGTGGATGTTTTCAAGAAGCAATACACTTATTCTGTTTTTAGGATAAGAGATTGCCATTGGAAGGTTGTTCTGATAAAGGAATTCATCAAAGCTTGGCGCAATGTGCTCAGCTTTAGCAAGCACAGCATCTCTTTCAACATTCTCAGTAAATGCGTAAAATTTGTTTGCAAGACCAGCTTCTTTGATTTCGTAATCTGTATATCCATCACCGATTACATATACATCACCTTTAAGGTTTAAAGCTTTTAATTGCTGTATTTTACCTTTGTCAAGACATAGTACATTGTTTTTGTCAAACCCCGTAATATTACCTTGATCATCAAATACAAAAGTATTAGCGTAAATATTTTCTTCTTTTATTCCGAATTCAGTGACAATAGGGGTAATGAATTCTTTGAAGCCACTGGATACGATAAGTATATTATCAGAAAAGTCTTTGAAAAACTCTCTGTTTCTCTTCACTGATTCAGAAACCTTCGTTTTAAGTCTTCCGATTAGAGGAAGAAGGTGTCTTTTATTCGCTCTCAACAACTCAAGTCTTCTTGTAAGATTCTGAGTGAACGAAGCTTTTCCCTCCATTCCGCTGTTTGTCAGCTCGACGATTTCTTTTAAAATTTTATCTTTTTGCGGATCACCGTCAAGTGAAATATCTCCCAGTTCGTCAAGAGCTTCTACTTGTGTGAAAGTGCTGTCAAAATCGATGATGAAATACTTAATATTCTCCATTTTGTTTCCCCAGAAAATTTTTAAGGCGCTAATTTCTTTATTTTTTACCAATAATGGAATTTAAAAAAGCTTTTATTTTAATCCTTGCAGCTAAAACCGAATTATAAATACTCCTAAAAGGCTAATTTTGGCGGTTTTGTACAGGTTATTTCTTGATAATTAAATTGTTACAAAATTTAAAAGCAAATCCCACATTGGTTCAAAGGGAAAACAAAAAGGAAGGCAAAAACCTTCCTTTTTATGTTATCTGACTGTAATACAGTGTTTAAAATCTTTCCTTCTTTTTGCCAGCAGTGGCAGTCTTGAATTCAGCTATATTGATATAGTCTTTGAATTCCCAATCAGTTTTAGCTTTTTCACAATAAGCAGGATTGTCCTCGCAAGCCCTTTGAAGATTTTCTGTGACCATTTCTTCATTATGGGTTCTGGCACCTATCACAGCCAGAGCATAAAATCCATTTGGGTCATCCGGATTGGTATTGGTGTAACTGTCCAGATCTTTTTGAGCATCTGCGTAATCCTTTAAAAGTAGCGATACTACTCCTTTATTATATTTTACCGCCGGTAGTTTTTCTTCAGCTAATTTAAATTCTTCCAGTGCTTTTTTGTATTCACTTTCTTTAGCATATACAAGTCCCAAATTATAATGGGCTTCCGGACTTTTCTTCTCTTTAAGTGATAGTTGAAGGTATTTTATTGCTTCTGGGTAATTACCTTCCTTCATATAAATGATACCCAGGTTGTTCAACATACAATGATTATGAGGATTTTTCTCCAGCTCAGCAAGGTAGTGTTCTCTTGTACCTTCAACCTTGGCCTTTCCTTCAGGCGACTCCATGTTTATTGTATTGTCCAGTGCGAAGGTATCAGGTCGAGGTATTTTGTAAAAGGCAAGAAACATCGTCTTTTTACCCTCATGGTTGAAGTTGCCTGCTTCCTGATCTATCCATTCTCCCTCTTTGAATACTTGATTTACAGGCATCTCAGCAGTGGCCTCACTTGCTTCAGCAATAGTATCTTCAGCGGTTAGGTGTGATCCGGATACAATAATATTTGTCCTTCTTAGCGGAGCCAGATAAGGTACAAGCTTATCCATTCCTCCTGCAATTTTCAGTATTCTTTCTTCCTTAAGATCAGAATCCATAGAAGAACCTGCAATTTCAATAATTTCTCTTTTCTGATCTATGCTGAAATCAGAATGTTTTATACTTTCCTGAAGTCCTTCCCAATCCTCTGCAACTATACTTACCTTGATTTTATCTTTTAATTTTTTATAAAGAGAAGGTGACGTTGTTCTAATTTCATCTTTGACAAGTTGTTCAAGCTTGGTAGCTCTTTCTTTGGCAAGCAATTCATTCCTTTCCAGCTTTCCTTCCGGAGATGCAAAACCTTTTATCTCAATAGAAGAAATATCCTGCTGATCAGAAATAAAGCTCCTGAAAGTTGAATAGTCCGATTTCTCCATTGATTGAGCATTCAGATCATAGATGTTTTGCGGGAAATTGAATTGAGCTATAAGTTTAAGTGCTTCCTGTTTTTCTGATTTAAGAGGAAGAAAGTATCCGTCTGAACTTAATAACTCGCCACTCTTAAGGCAACAGTATGCCAGGTTTTCCAATGTCTTAAACTCATATTCATCGGCGTTCTTATCGAAATAATATTGTCTGGCACTCATATATTTTCCCATCATATCAGGGTGAAATGGCGCAGAGAAAGTAAAGGTGCAATCGGCATCAGTGGGGACATCCAC
Proteins encoded in this window:
- the serA gene encoding phosphoglycerate dehydrogenase, producing MENIKYFIIDFDSTFTQVEALDELGDISLDGDPQKDKILKEIVELTNSGMEGKASFTQNLTRRLELLRANKRHLLPLIGRLKTKVSESVKRNREFFKDFSDNILIVSSGFKEFITPIVTEFGIKEENIYANTFVFDDQGNITGFDKNNVLCLDKGKIQQLKALNLKGDVYVIGDGYTDYEIKEAGLANKFYAFTENVERDAVLAKAEHIAPSFDEFLYQNNLPMAISYPKNRISVLLLENIHPEALRLFKSEGYKVEVISSGLDEDELCERIKNVSILGIRSKTQLTKKVLESANKLIAVGAFCIGTNQIDLKSCLQRGVAAFNAPYSNTRSVVELAIGQIIMLYRNTIEKSNKMHQGKWDKSAKNSYEIRGKKLGIVGYGNIGSQLSVLAESMGMEVYYYDIVEKLQLGNAKKCSSLNELLSLADVISLHVDGRASNKNLIGKKEFDLMKEGVIFLNLSRGHVVDVPVLAENLKSGKILGASADVFPYEPKNNNEEFINELRGLPNVILTPHIGGSTEEAQFNIASFVPNRILDYINTGNTFQSVNFPNIQLPELNNAHRLIHLHENVPGILAQINNVLAKHNINILGQYLKTNESVGYVITDINKEYDKQVIQELKAINNTIKFRILY
- a CDS encoding tetratricopeptide repeat protein — protein: MKKVVYYLILLVSLGLLESCKNTEKKKFEGATVEVKPGVLEVHGDSIRFNAQVIIPENSGLEFKSEYYIVPEIAGHHLDTIAVDGVHCEVDVPTDADCTFTFSAPFHPDMMGKYMSARQYYFDKNADEYEFKTLENLAYCCLKSGELLSSDGYFLPLKSEKQEALKLIAQFNFPQNIYDLNAQSMEKSDYSTFRSFISDQQDISSIEIKGFASPEGKLERNELLAKERATKLEQLVKDEIRTTSPSLYKKLKDKIKVSIVAEDWEGLQESIKHSDFSIDQKREIIEIAGSSMDSDLKEERILKIAGGMDKLVPYLAPLRRTNIIVSGSHLTAEDTIAEASEATAEMPVNQVFKEGEWIDQEAGNFNHEGKKTMFLAFYKIPRPDTFALDNTINMESPEGKAKVEGTREHYLAELEKNPHNHCMLNNLGIIYMKEGNYPEAIKYLQLSLKEKKSPEAHYNLGLVYAKESEYKKALEEFKLAEEKLPAVKYNKGVVSLLLKDYADAQKDLDSYTNTNPDDPNGFYALAVIGARTHNEEMVTENLQRACEDNPAYCEKAKTDWEFKDYINIAEFKTATAGKKKERF